In a single window of the Montipora capricornis isolate CH-2021 chromosome 11, ASM3666992v2, whole genome shotgun sequence genome:
- the LOC138022999 gene encoding ribonuclease E-like — protein sequence MLLFCAGCNTGNGHSDVKVKQGERVQDNHRDKNIDDWDKDGEVDDYDDPITEIITMTMTMMMTIDDNNDVDDDVDYVDDVDDDDDDDDDDDDDDGDGDGDGDGDGDGDDDDDDDDDDDDVDVNDDDDVADDDPDDDDGDNDDDNDNDEDIA from the exons atgttattgttttgtgcagGATGCAACACTGGAAACGGACATTCAGATGTAAAAGTCAAGCAAGGAGAGAGAGTTCAAGATAATCACAGGGACAAGAACAT TGACGACTGGGACAAAGATGGCGAGGTCGATGACTATGACGACCCCATCACGGAGATcataacaatgacaatgacaatgatgatgacgatagaCGATAACAATGACGTTGACGATGACGTTGACTATGTCGATGACgtcgatgacgatgacgatgacgatgacgatgacgatgacgatgacggtgACGGTGACGGTGACGGTGACGGTGACGGTGAcggtgacgatgacgatgacgatgacgatgacgatgacgatgtcGATGtcaatgacgatgatgatgttgcAGACGATGACCCCGACGATGACGATGgcgataacgatgatgataatgataacgatgaGGATATCGCTTAA